In the Sarcophilus harrisii chromosome 1, mSarHar1.11, whole genome shotgun sequence genome, one interval contains:
- the SYCE2 gene encoding synaptonemal complex central element protein 2, whose product MSEQDLKNKEQDQCQDQAGPSIFCDLEKSSTPCEVQGRHRFSSPSLSVSNADSHTETLDGKTSSFFAALDASIETLQKRAQQLIDSINESRQKDHTLMSNFRDSLKMKVSDLVEKLEERMYQIYDHHNKLIQDKLQEFSEKIEKINNLETELKQVCHTVETVYKDLCVQPEI is encoded by the exons ATGTCTGAACAGGACCTCAAAAATAAGGAACAGGATCAGTGTCAGGATCAAGCAGGGCCTTCTATCTTCTGTGATTTGGAAAAAAGCAGCACACCCTGTGAAGTACAGGGAAG GCATAGATTTTCTAGCCCTTCACTGTCAGTCTCCAATGCAGACAGCCACACTGAAACCTTGGATGGGAAGACATCAAGTTTCTTTGCAGCTCTGGATGCCAGCATCGAAACTTTACAAAAAAGGGCCCAGCAGCTGATTGACAGCATCAATGAAAGCAGGCAGAAGGACCACACACTCATGAGCAACTTCAGAGACAGCCTCAAGATGAAG GTGTCAGATTTGGTTGAGAAGTTGGAAGAAAGGATGTATCAGATTTACGATCATCATAACAAGCTCATTCAAGATAAGCTGCAAGAGTTCTCAGAGAAGATAGAGAAGATCAATAATTTAGAAACTGAGCTCAAACAAGTCTGCCACACTGTGGAAACTGTGTACAAAGACCTATGTGTGCAGCCTGAAATATGA